AATATTACATATCATAAATAGCGAGCAGGCTCAGGCAGAACTGAAAAAGATCAACGTCTCCTCCGGGGGTATTGAATCCATGTATGCAAAGATGAACGGGTTGTGCCTTAAACTTGAGAATGTACCACTGGCAGCAGCAAACATCCTGAAGCAGGAGATGCTTTCACTGGGCGGAGATGCAGCAGTAGCCCGGGGTGTGGTGAATGGCACTGTGCCCTTGAGCGAAGTGATCCTGATGGGTAATGAGCAGAAATTAATACGACTGGCAGAAAAGCTTGTCTGGCAGCAGTATTTCAAGCTGCCGGCCATCCGCAAAGATATCCTGCGTCTGCTGAAGAACTTTCAGGGAAAAGATATTGGGAAACGTGAATATAACGGTAAAACAATAGACCTTTCCCAGACTCAGATCATGGGGGTATTAAATATTACTCCTGACAGTTTTTCTGATGGTGAGAAGTTTCTGGCAAAGGATGCTGCTGTGAAGCAGGCACTGATAATGATAGATGAAGGAGCTGCAATAATAGATATTGGGGGAGAATCCACGCGCCCCGGAGCAGCGGAAGTGAGTGCCAGAGAAGAGAAGGAAAGAGTGATAGATGTGATCAGGGAAATCAGGCAGGAAAGTGATATTCTTATTTCCATAGATACAACTAAGGCAGAAGTTGCCAGGGGAGCAATGAAAGCCGGAGCGGATATGATCAATGATATTTCTGCCTTAAGGTTTGATCCTGAGATGATAAAAGTCTTAATGGAATATCCGGAAGCAGGAGTTATTTTGATGCACATGCTGGGAACTCCACGCACCATGCAGCAAAAACCTGAATATGAGGACACCATCCGTGA
The genomic region above belongs to Candidatus Stygibacter australis and contains:
- the folP gene encoding dihydropteroate synthase, whose protein sequence is MNRILHIINSEQAQAELKKINVSSGGIESMYAKMNGLCLKLENVPLAAANILKQEMLSLGGDAAVARGVVNGTVPLSEVILMGNEQKLIRLAEKLVWQQYFKLPAIRKDILRLLKNFQGKDIGKREYNGKTIDLSQTQIMGVLNITPDSFSDGEKFLAKDAAVKQALIMIDEGAAIIDIGGESTRPGAAEVSAREEKERVIDVIREIRQESDILISIDTTKAEVARGAMKAGADMINDISALRFDPEMIKVLMEYPEAGVILMHMLGTPRTMQQKPEYEDTIREILEFLQERINYAVSNGISPERIMIDPGIGFGKRQSDNLLILQRLAEFHCLNCPVVLGASRKSFINRIYESKADEREEGTLAGTALGHNAGVHIIRVHDVKQSKRLLQVMQAVKEVKCTL